TCAATAAAATCAGCCTGAGTATTTTCAAGCGCTTTCCCCATATTTCTGCGACTGTAGAGGAATTGGGTATCATTGGCAACCCACCCTTTCAAAATGACACCTTGATCCATATGGACAAGTTGCAGGTGGATTTCAACCTGAAGTCGGTTATTTTTGATGATTATCCTACCCTTACCGGAGTGCATTTGGACGGAGGCAGTGTTTATATCAAAGTTTTGGAAGACGGAACTGCAAATTATGATATTACCTATCCTGCTGAAGAAGAGGCCGCTGAGAGCAATTTCAAAATGGCCATAGATATCATCAGGGTAAATGATGTGGACCTGATCTATGATGACCGCCAATTGAAATATTTCATGGCCTTAGCAAAGGTCAAAGCCGAAGGTCAGGGAGAATTTACCCTTTCACAATATGAATTGCCCGTAAAAGCGGAGGCCTTTATAGCCGACATCACTTATGAAGGCGTGAATTATCTGAGAAATAAGAGTTTTAAGGGTGAAACCCTGATGAACATTGATATGGATCAGATGAAGTTCGGTTTTGGAGAAGGAGACTTTGCCCTGAATGATTTTTTCTTTGATTTTGGGGGTTATATAGCCCTACCTGAAGAAGGGGTTGAATTTGATATAAATTTTGGAGGGAAGGACAATAGCTTCAGGAGTATCCTTTCTCTTGTTCCGGGGATGTATACCGAAAGCTTTGGCAGTCTAAGGACTTCCGGGACAATGGACTTTCAGGGCTATTTTAAAGGGCTTTATTCAGACAATACCTTTCCTTCTTTTGATATAGGATTAAACATAAACGATGGATTTTTCCAATATCCTGATCTTCCCCGTCCGGTCAGCGATGTCAATATGGATGTCAGGATTAAAAATGAAACAGCAAACCTGGACAATACCAGTGTTCAGATTCCCGTTTTTAACCTCAACTTTGGAAGCAACCCGATTTCAGGACGCTTTATACTGGAGAATTTGGTGAACTACGATATGGAAGGTGCTCTTAAGGGAAAGCTGAATCTGGAAGAACTTACTTCTATTTTCCCGATTGAGGGAATGACCTTGAAGGGCTTGTTGGACATCAATGCTACTGCTAAAGGAAGGTATGATTCTGTTGCCAAAGTAATTCCTGCCATTGATGCCCAGATGCTTTTGAGCAATGGATTTGTCAGGACAAGTGAATATCCTTCGCCAATAGAAAAACTGAATATAAGGGCCACTGTCCAGAATAAATCAGGCAGGATGAATGACTTTTTGCTTGACCTCAGTCAATTTGGTTTCGAGCTTGAAGATGAAGCCATTTCCGGAAGGTTAAAGGTTACAGATTTTTCCCTATTGAATTGGGACGGTGCTGTAAAAGGTGCTGTAGATCTGGGCAAGATGTTGGCGATCTTTCCTATGGAAAACATCATCATGGAAGGTTTGGTCCGTGCCGACTTATTGACCAAAGGTTCTTACAAAGATGTAGAAGAAGGCAGGTATAATAGGTTGGACACAAGAGGAAGTATGGAAGTCAGTAAGTTTTACTTTACCTCTTCGGACTTGCCGCAGGGTGTAAGGATCCATGAAGCCAAAGCTGATTTTTCACCTGAGCGTATCAATTTGACCAAATTTGACTCCAGGGTTGGTCAAAGTCCGGTTCAGGCTACCGGGTTCCTTTCCAATTACCTGAATTTTGTTTTGAAGGAAAATGAAGTGCTTAAAGGGCAGCTTTCTCTTAATTCTTCCAGGTTTGATGTCAATGAATGGATGAGTGAAAGTAGTGACAGCGAAGAACTCACGGTTTTGGAACTTCCAAAAAATATAGATTTCAGCATGTCCGTAGCTGCTAATGAGGTGATCTACGACAATATGAACCTGAAAGAAGTCAAAGGTACCTTGAATCTCAAGGATGGAGTACTGACCTTCCGTGATGCAGGGATGAGGGCACTTGGTGGTCAGATAAGCCTTAATGGCACCTATGATCCAAGGGATTTAACGGCCCCAAAATTTGACTTGGGGGTTAACCTTGCCAATCTCAGCATTGCACAGGCTTTTGAAACATTGAATACGGTGAAAGCATTTGCTCCGGTAGCCCAACACCTTACTGGGAATTTCAACAGTAACCTGAGTTTTTCTGGAATTTTGGGCCAGGACATGATGCCTATTCTTTCCTCTTTGAACGCCAAAGGTCTGTTGAGGGTAGCGGAGGCAGCCTATCAGAACAGCCAGTTGCTTCAGGGCATTACTAGCCTGACCAAATTGAATGATACCAATACCATTCAGTTCAGAAATGTATCCATACCTATTGAAATCAAAAACGGTATCATGGAGGTGAAGCCCTTTGATGTAAGGTTATGGGATTATCAGGCCAATATTCAGGGAAGTACCGGTTTTGATGGTACCATCAATTACCTGATCAACATGCAGGTTCCGGCCGGAAGATTCGGTGCCCAGGCCAATGCACTCCTTGCCAGCATTTCAGGAACAGAGGCAAATGCTTCTACTTTGATTCCTGTTGCCATCAGTTTGGGAGGGAATTATAATAATCCCAGGATTTCACTTGCCGGGGGCAATAGTATAGAAAATCTTTTGGCGACCGCCTTACAATCCAGGGTGAGAAGTGAAAAAGAAAACATAGAGCAACAAGTGACCCAACAGTTCAAGGCCGCAGAGGACAGTATCAAAAAGGAACTTCACCTGACTTCGACACTGGGACACCCAAAATCAAAAACCGAACATTTTTGCGAGTTTTTGTTGACTTTCGTTCAAAAATAGGGTCTTTCTCAGCTTTTTACCTGAAGATTTGAGCTGTATTTCAACAGTGTAAATCCCTTTTGCTATTTCTATGGCTTTCTGAGGAGAAAGTTTTGGTCCTTTTTCCAATTACTGCCTTTCCAGTTCCTTAAACACTTTGTAAGCGACGAATGCGATGCTTATATGTGCTTCGATCCTGCGTTGTTTATAATGGAAAACAGGCCTGACTTTGATTTCATTTTTGGTTATCCTGAAGGCCTTTTCTATTTTCCAAAGGTTGTTGTAATTCTCAATGACCTCGTCTTTGTCAAGGTTTGTGTTGGTAATATACCCTTTGAGACCGTCCCATTTCCCATCCTGTTCAAACTTTTCAATATCAAGGGCAATCTTTACCTCCCCTTCCATTTTAAGATACTTGTTATAGCCCCTGTTGTTGATGTGGCTTTTGTTGAGCTTTCCTGATTTTAACTGTTTCTCGAGCTTTTTAAGACCTTTCTCCCTGTTGATCCTGTCTTTTTTGGCTCTTCTGTCTGAATAACTGACAACCATTCTGAGCCCGTCCTCCCAATCCAGCAGCCTGCTCTCGCCGTTTTCAAGTTCAAAAGCCAATATCCTCTCTTTACTTTTATCAGGGGAAGCTTTCAGCCTTGCTCCCAGAATAAACTCGTAACCGTTGTCCCGTAACTCTTTTACATTGCTTTTTGACAGTAAACCTGAATCGGCAACAACAATCGGAGCAGGTAAGCTATACTTCTTTCTAAAAGCTTCTATCACAGGGATCATCGTATGCCCTTCAAACTTGTTTCCCTCAAAAATCTCATAAGCCAGAGGATATCCCTCTAGTCCAACCAGCAGACCCAAAACAATCTGTGGATTTTGATGCTTTCCCTCCTTGGAAAAACCACTCTTTCTAAGATCATCTTCATGATCCACTTCAAAATAAAGCGTAGTAACATCATAGAAAACGATATTGATACTCCCTCCGAGTATTCTCTTGGTATTTTCAAAGCTGATCAGCTGGACCGTTTCCTTATAGTTGTTGTAAAGCTTGTCCATGTACCTGTAAAGGTCCTGAACCTGGAATTCGAGGCCGTGGTAGGTGAGCAGGTAATCACAGGTTTTCAGCTTGCTGGCAGGAAAACAGATCCTGGAATATACCAGCCACCTGAAGATATCATCTTGGATTGCGCTGAACCCAATATCATTGAAAATCCTGTCCAAAAGCAGCTCGGTACCTGAAACAGTGATGTTTTCAACACTTTCCAGAACAGAATCGGCAATCCGTTCTTCATCACTGAAGGGGATTTCAAGTGCTCCTTTATGGTTTTTTATCCATTCCTCCCCAAGAATAAAAAGTCTTTCAACCTCAGATCGATCAGAACTGCTTCCGATCGTTTTTACAACCTTGCTTTTACCTTTGATCTTCTCAATTACCTGAACACTGATCTTGCCACTTTTATTGGGTTTTCTCCGAACAAACATGCCTAAAAGTACAAAAAACCACCCCGGGACACCCAAATTGAGAATCTGAAAATTATAATGATCTATATTTCAATACTTTATGTAAAAATGGGACTGACGACTGTCGAAGTCAGGAAAAAGAAAACATAGAGCAACAAGTGACCCAACAGTTCAAGGCCGCAGAGGACAGTATCAAAAAGGAACTTCAGTTAAAGGCCGAAATGGTACAGGACAGTGTGAAAAGAGAGGCGGAAAGACGGGTGTCAGATACCAAAGAAAAAGTGACAGAAGAAGCCAAAAATGTCCTCAAAGGTTTGATCCGGCCAAGGACCACCAAGCCGGATACGACCAAGAAAAATGATAATTAGGCCAAAATCCAATACCAGGCTGCTATGGTAAGGAAGGAGAGGGGTATGCCCACTCCCACCAAAAGGGAAGCTAATTTTGGTTCAAGATCATGGCTTATCGCAATAATAGAACCTGTAATCATCGGCGCCATTGCCGCTTCTATCACTGATACCTGAAGCAGTAGCCCCTCCAATTGGAAAAGGTATTTAAAAAGCAATAATATCACCAAAGGGATAAAAAGCAGCTTGTATCCAAGACCTGCCCAGAGGAAGGGGTTCCGGATAGCCTGCCAGTTGATTTTGACCTGTAAACCCACAGATGTCAACGCAACAGGGGTCAAGGATAGGGCGATCCAATCTAAAGGTAGTGCTAAGAATTCAGGGGTTTTGATATTGCTGAGGTTCATTGTTATCGCCAGAATAAAAAATATAAAAGGAGGGAACGTCAGGATTTTCTTAGTGATATCCCTCTTTCTTTTTTTACCTACACTGTAAATAGAAGCCACAATTACCGCAAAGCTGCTTACCAAAATAAATGAACCTCCCTGATCAATGAGCAGGGCTATTTTTACGGCTTCCTCCCCATAAATTGCGCGGACAATAGGAATGCCCACAAAAGAAGTGTTGGCCAGTCCTGCAGTAATGATAAGACAACCAGTGAGAGAATTGGTCCAGTTAAGGTATTTACCTAAAGTTCCGAAAAGCAGCCAGGAAAGCCCAAAGCTGATCCAGGCGGAAGCTATTGGCAAGGCCAGCTCCATCTGTAAATCAACAATTGGCAGATATTTTAATGCCAAAGCCGGTAAGACAATGTATATCAGGTAGTTGTTGAGAATCTTTGGGAGATTTGAAGGAAGATTTTGGATGTTTTGTAAAAGGATTCCGAAGAGAAGAAAAGCAGGAATCGAAAGGATTTGTAGCATATGGGGATCGCTTGAAGCTGCACAATAAACTTAACAAAAGGGTAATTTCCTATTAATCAAATCCTTCGGTATTATTTTTTTCTTTGCGTAAAAATAAACCGATATGACCAAACTGATACCCATCCAAGTAGAAGGCCGTAAAATGATCCAATTGGACCAACTCACCATTGACCAGGCCAATGACCTGAGGAGCTGGTTGCCAAAGGACAGCATTCAGCAAATTCAATTTCAGGGCTTGCGTTTCAATGAATGT
This Cecembia calidifontis DNA region includes the following protein-coding sequences:
- a CDS encoding AEC family transporter; the protein is MLQILSIPAFLLFGILLQNIQNLPSNLPKILNNYLIYIVLPALALKYLPIVDLQMELALPIASAWISFGLSWLLFGTLGKYLNWTNSLTGCLIITAGLANTSFVGIPIVRAIYGEEAVKIALLIDQGGSFILVSSFAVIVASIYSVGKKRKRDITKKILTFPPFIFFILAITMNLSNIKTPEFLALPLDWIALSLTPVALTSVGLQVKINWQAIRNPFLWAGLGYKLLFIPLVILLLFKYLFQLEGLLLQVSVIEAAMAPMITGSIIAISHDLEPKLASLLVGVGIPLSFLTIAAWYWILA
- a CDS encoding AsmA-like C-terminal region-containing protein; the encoded protein is MKKVILISLGIFVFLLLALVSLPFIFKDKIAERIDREISNSINAQVYFDINKISLSIFKRFPHISATVEELGIIGNPPFQNDTLIHMDKLQVDFNLKSVIFDDYPTLTGVHLDGGSVYIKVLEDGTANYDITYPAEEEAAESNFKMAIDIIRVNDVDLIYDDRQLKYFMALAKVKAEGQGEFTLSQYELPVKAEAFIADITYEGVNYLRNKSFKGETLMNIDMDQMKFGFGEGDFALNDFFFDFGGYIALPEEGVEFDINFGGKDNSFRSILSLVPGMYTESFGSLRTSGTMDFQGYFKGLYSDNTFPSFDIGLNINDGFFQYPDLPRPVSDVNMDVRIKNETANLDNTSVQIPVFNLNFGSNPISGRFILENLVNYDMEGALKGKLNLEELTSIFPIEGMTLKGLLDINATAKGRYDSVAKVIPAIDAQMLLSNGFVRTSEYPSPIEKLNIRATVQNKSGRMNDFLLDLSQFGFELEDEAISGRLKVTDFSLLNWDGAVKGAVDLGKMLAIFPMENIIMEGLVRADLLTKGSYKDVEEGRYNRLDTRGSMEVSKFYFTSSDLPQGVRIHEAKADFSPERINLTKFDSRVGQSPVQATGFLSNYLNFVLKENEVLKGQLSLNSSRFDVNEWMSESSDSEELTVLELPKNIDFSMSVAANEVIYDNMNLKEVKGTLNLKDGVLTFRDAGMRALGGQISLNGTYDPRDLTAPKFDLGVNLANLSIAQAFETLNTVKAFAPVAQHLTGNFNSNLSFSGILGQDMMPILSSLNAKGLLRVAEAAYQNSQLLQGITSLTKLNDTNTIQFRNVSIPIEIKNGIMEVKPFDVRLWDYQANIQGSTGFDGTINYLINMQVPAGRFGAQANALLASISGTEANASTLIPVAISLGGNYNNPRISLAGGNSIENLLATALQSRVRSEKENIEQQVTQQFKAAEDSIKKELHLTSTLGHPKSKTEHFCEFLLTFVQK